A region from the Sorex araneus isolate mSorAra2 chromosome 6, mSorAra2.pri, whole genome shotgun sequence genome encodes:
- the ANKRD34C gene encoding LOW QUALITY PROTEIN: ankyrin repeat domain-containing protein 34C (The sequence of the model RefSeq protein was modified relative to this genomic sequence to represent the inferred CDS: inserted 2 bases in 2 codons; deleted 1 base in 1 codon; substituted 3 bases at 3 genomic stop codons): protein MDKDMELRTDVNSFLKDVWLRXLRLAWLLLEGGTYINESNEQGETALMVACGTQHAAPQSSSKPRMMRCLLEQQADPNIQDKCGRMVLMHACVRRGGGREKVVSLLLESGADPSLXDHTGAPALVRAINSGNKDVLHHLLDACKAQGKEVIIITTDTGTQTTRQYLHMPPMPKXEMRQMPPLCTSPLDIERDTPRPSSLPAEKEHFFGLQTGPLGPALPPTVLQEPESPPRKVGNLXRACLPQLKRLQSEPWGLLALSVLAASRNQEEXRGTCIDISEVPVPKRGPLSRTNSVDGKDSMLFYSVPEQNPKILTAWREPHEKGQAPHAPLTWRGVVPKDQEKGSLESIVAPWPPEDDCHVRDVWPSTSTLEASTVTSDRKRLTSSHLSLFQSSQEAMDTAASLSPSAMHRHPPPLLKRRGSGTLFSQTRPGFLPPLSAHLSLPIPDVWSSSTPASPVAGGLKAKGPTVPSSPWTLELRSKKALLRRHLMQAEQMRLLSEFHVLI, encoded by the exons ATGGACAAGGACATGGAACTGAGGACGGACGTGAACTCTTTCCTGAAGGATGTGTGGCTGAGGTGACTCCGGCTGGCCTGGTTGCTCCTGGAAGGGGGCACCTACATCAATGAGAGCAACGAGCAAGGCGAGACAGCGCTCATGGTGGCCTGCGGCACGCAACATGCAGCCCCACAGAGCAGCAGCAAGCCCAGGATGATGaggtgcctgctggagcagcAGGCCGACCCCAACATCCAGGACAAGTGCGGCAGGATGGTGCTCATGCATGCCTGCgtgcggagggggggggggcgggag aaGGTGGTCTCCCTGCTGCTGGAGAGTGGAGCTGACCCCAGCCTGTAGGACCACACGGGAGCCCCAGCGCTGGTCCGTGCCATCAACAGTGGCAACAAGGATGTGCTGCACCACCTCCTGGATGCCTGCAAGGCCCAGGGGAAGGAGGTGATCATCATAACCACAGATACGGGCACCCAGACCACCAGGCAGTATCTCCACATGCCTCCCATGCCCA GGGAAATGCGGCAGATGCCCCCACTCTGCACCTCGCCCTTAGACATTGAGAGGGACACCCCCAGGCCCAGCTCCCTGCCTGCGGAAAAGGAGCACTTCTTTGGCCTCCAAACAGGGCCCCTGGGGCCGGCCCTTCCTCCCACGGTTCTGCAGGAGCCCGAATCACCTCCCAGGAAAGTTGGGAACCTCTAAAGGGCCTGCCTGCCACAGCTGAAGAGGCTTCAGTCAGAGCCCTGGGGCCTGCTGGCACTGTCAGTACTGGCAGCCTCCAGGAACCAGGAAG CCCGTGGCACCTGTATAGACATCAGTGAGGTGCCCGTCCCCAAACGGGGGCCACTATCCAGAACCAACAGCGTTGACGGCAAGGACTCTATGCTCTTCTACTCGGTCCCAGAGCAAAACCCCAAGATCCTTACAGCTTGGAGGGAGCCCCACGAGAAAGGCCAGGCTCCCCATGCACCCCTGACTTGGAGAGGTGTCGTCCCCAAAGATCAGGAGAAGGGCAGTTTGGAGTCTATAGTGGCACCCTGGCCCCCAGAAGATGACTGCCATGTCAGAGACGTGTGGCCCAGTACCAGCACCCTGGAGGCCAGCACAGTCACCTCGGACAGGAAGAGGCTCACCAGCTCCCACCTGTCACTGTTCCAAAGCTCCCAGGAGGCCATGGACACTGCGGCCAGCTTGTCACCCAGTGCCATGCACCGCCACCCACCACCCCTTCTGAAACGACGGGGCTCTGGCACTCTGTTCTCTCAGACCCGACCTGGCTTCCTGCCGCCACTCAGCGCCCACCTGAGTCTGCCCATCCCAGACGTCTGGTCCAGCAGCACACCAGCCTCCCCAGTAGCTGGAGGCCTGAAGGCCAAGGGCCCCACCGTGCCCAGCTCCCCATGGACACTGGAACTGAGAAGCAAAAAGGCACTTCTGCGCAGACACTTGATGCAGGCCGAGCAGATGCGGCTGCTGTCCGAGTTCCACGTGCTGATCTAG